GTCGGCCCATCATTACTTTAAAAAGTTTGCCTACTGTGATTCCGGGATGATCCCCTGGCTGCTGGTGACGGAGATCATCAGCCGTTCCGGTTGCCGACTGTCGGAACTGGTGGCGGCCCGCCGGGCCGCTTATCCGGTGAGCGGCGAGATCAACAGCCGGGTGGCAGACCCCGATGCCGCGATCAGGCGGATTGAAGAGGCTTTTGCCGGTCAAGACGGTGAGCCGGACTATACCGACGGACTCAGCATGTCATTTGCTGATTTCCGCTTCAATGTCAGAAAGTCCAATACCGAACCATTGCTCCGTCTCAACGTGGAGTCCCGCGGGGATCCCCGGTTGCTGCAAGAGAAGACCGCTGAACTGCTGGCCTTGATCCGGGAGTGACGGAAGTCAGAAGACAGAGGACAGAAGACAGTGGACAGAAGACGGAAGACAGTGGACAGTGGACGGTGGACAGTGGGCGGTGGACGGAAGACGAAAAAAACCGTGGGCAATGAAAAATGATATGGAGCGATGATCATGGTCCGGATATAATATTCCCTGACCCCTGACCCCTGATAAGGAGTAACCCCATGAAGCGTTCTCCCGTGGTTGCCGATCGATTCTATCCCGGGGACCCTGCCGCGCTCACCGCGGAACTCACCCGCCTGGTCCCTGATATTCCCTTGGCCGACCGGCAACCGGCCCTGGCCGTAATTTCGCCCCATGCCGGGTATTTTTATTCCGGCGCAGTGGCCGGAGAGACCCTGGCCCGGGTTGAGGTCCCGCCGGATGTGGTTATCCTCGGCCCCAACCATCATGGTCAGGGCGCTGATCTGGCGGTGATGGGTGACGGAGTCTGGCAGATGCCCATGGGCGATGTGCCGGTCAACCGGGAACTGGCCGCTGCGATCACCGAGTCATCACCGCTGTTTGTCAATGACGACCTGGCCCATCGCTTTGAGCATTCCCTGGAGGTCCAGGTCCCGTTTCTCCAGTTTCTTCGCAAAGAACTTGCCATTGTTCCCATCGTGGTCTCCCA
This portion of the Desulfobacterales bacterium genome encodes:
- the amrB gene encoding AmmeMemoRadiSam system protein B — translated: MKRSPVVADRFYPGDPAALTAELTRLVPDIPLADRQPALAVISPHAGYFYSGAVAGETLARVEVPPDVVILGPNHHGQGADLAVMGDGVWQMPMGDVPVNRELAAAITESSPLFVNDDLAHRFEHSLEVQVPFLQFLRKELAIVPIVVSHLSYGACQEAGKGLADAIRQYGKPTLIVASTDMTHYESRQSAAIKDRRAIDYIEKLDPRGLYQTVLGQGITMCGVIPTTMALIAAIELGAERTELVRYTDSGEASGDTRQVVGYAGIIIVGLATTRSTDVIRLVTC